The following DNA comes from Astatotilapia calliptera chromosome 6, fAstCal1.2, whole genome shotgun sequence.
CTTGCGCTGGACTATGGATCCGAATGTCAGAAACTGTTTTATTACTGGATCCAGCAATCACAATCAGCGTATTGAAGGCTGGTGGGCCTTTCTGAGACGACATCATGCTCAGCACTGGATAAATCGTCTCCAGGAACTAAAAGACCATGATTGCTTTTCTGGATGTTTTTTGGACAAGCAGCTCATATTGTTTACGTGCCTGAACGTCATCGAGGTATGTAACCatgtttatattcttttaatgagtcattgtgtgtgtgtgtgtgtgtgtgtgtgtgtgtgtgtgtgtgtgtgtgtgtgtgtgtgtgtgtgtgtgtgtgtgttagagagaaagagagacacggAGAGAGAATAAAAAGTTTGCTTTAACACCTACCATGCACCATCCCTATTATCACTCCGTTGaggatatgaaaaaaaatgcatatttcaCTGGCCAGAAACATAAAATCGCACTGTCTAAAACAATTCACGTTTAATAATTACTTAAAATTTTCCAAAGTATCACGTGTCTACCACTGTTATTCTTGTTGTTGAGTATTTTTGATAAACTCTGTTTTTCCGACTGTCATTGTGTGGtgcttttgattgattgattgattgactgattgattgattgtttgattgattgattgattgattgattgattgattgattgattgattgattgattgattgattgatcgtactttattcatcccgagggaaattgggttaaggtTGCCAGCCGTGCCAGCGCCGTTTTGGGTAACATGTTGAGCCAAgagaaatgtgttcttttactgatatgagattttttaatttttaatatttaataggaAGAGCTGCAGCAAGTTGCACATATGTGGAACACCCACATAATACGCAGAAGCAGAAATGCAGTTGCTCCAAGTGGACGTCCGATTCTCATGTACACCATCCCTCATCTCTTTGGAGGACAGGATCATCTGAAAGAGGTTTCTCGGGAGGCAGTGGATGCTTGTAAGCAAGAAGGCCAACAGAGAGGACCTTATACCTGTGATGAAACCGTTTTCAGCTTGTGTTGCCTTATAATGTCAGAGAACTTCTTACTTCCACCAAGCACAGCAGATGAATCCATTGAACTGTATCTCTTCCTGAGAGCCTATATACTGAAGGACTTATAAACCTAAATATAATTGGGCTTTGGGAATTTTTACGCATATATTTTTGGgtacaatgttttatttgtgcaataaacaatagaaaagacattcattattattttgtttggattttcgGTTCAAGATAGTAGCAAGCAAGCATGTCTAAATATATTTAACCAAATCTGCGTACTCCAACCTTTTGgcatttccaattattttttaactgaaTTTCTACTATATCTGATTTCTGTTTTAAGACtgtcaaaaaacattttttaaactgctgatcCTATACATTATCATTCATGAAATATTGTTTTCAATTTTACTGAACACATTGTGCAACTGCTATTCATCCACGAACAGTTTCTTGTAAACTGGTAAATGTACAAATTCTgcattatttaataattaacaaATAGTGTTAGATGTTAACCTCCCTTTTATTTGTGTTCAAGGAGAAGAAAACACGGACTCTTGATAAACACTACAAAACTTAACTTATGtgccaattttctgtcttttattccAGTCAACTATTGCATCAAACACATTGCCTTCCAAAGTTATTCCCTTAAAATATGTTCTAAACAAATGACTGGTGGAAAGGTAAAAAAATATActtgaaaataattaatattaagTCTTTTGAATTATTACTAAACAAAACATCCCCTCTAGCAGACATCTTGTATCCTACAAAACTGCACCACAGACCTGTGGAAAAGGACCTTGACACATGATAAGAACTAATAATAAGCATAGTTCACCACTTGCTGCTAACCATATGAACTTATTAAACATAATTAGTTAACATTTAAACTAGTAAAACTTTTAAGTATGaaaatttaaactgaaatttacatttttcatggtGGAAACAAATTGATGTTATCCAcaatttttgaaaataaattcaaatatgaaataaaacacttcCCTGAAATTtaagctctttctttttttatacaatgatgtgttccctgtttgtggGTTTAACAAACTTTAGAGCTTCATAGCCAGTCATTGTTAGTGCAAACCTTTCATTCTTTGGTTTAAACATGATGGACTTTAATCAAGCTATGCTGAACTCATAAGAGCTTTTAGCAGCCAAAACATTGTTCAGTTCATTTCGTAGTTCTGGGTAGGACGTGTATGTCCATGGTAGTTCCAGAAGAGGGCCGCATGTGTGTGCCACAGGTCGTCGTGCCAGTCCATCCACAGGCGTGAACAGTACCTCAACCTTGTCAACACAGATGACATCTGACCCAGTAAGAAACCTGAACATCCTTCTGAGCCCTGTATCGTCAAGTCCTCTGATGTACTGGTGCAGAAATCTGAAGCTCTGCTTCTCTGCTTGAGTGGTGGGAGAGGCAGTAAGCAACTTCAAAAGCTTTCTCGTTGTTGGCTTTTTATCCTCATACATTTGTAGGACATCTTGTGGGCTTTGAAAAGCTTCTTTTAGGAAGTAGCTTGCAACTAAGGACATTTTCTCTGCGGCATATGCTGGTTTTTGGATTAATTGTTTGTGTGCGACTTTCAGAAGAAGGCCTTTTAAGTTCTCTTTGGTTGGAAGCACTGATACATCCAGGCGATCCATGAGATCCAGCACTTCATCCCTGTCTTCATCTGAAAGATCTTCTTTTAGTGCCCTTGTTATCAGATCCCTATCTGATTGACTTAGGTAAAAGAGAAGACTTTcaaacagcagatcatctgataCTTGATTCTCACCGAAGATGAGTGCCACTGTGAAAACAGGAGCAAGGCGACAAGGGAAATATCCATGGTCTTGAAATCCCTTCAGTAAAATTCTACCCATGGATTTCCACTCTTCTTCCTGCCATTTAGGAGACAGTGATGGCACTCTGAACTCCTCTCCTTCAGCTGTGTTGTCCACAAACTCTGACCAAAATGCAGCATACACATCTCTTGATACGCCATCTGCGTCAGCTCCTTTTTCATCAATGTAGGTGTATTTTAGAGGGTGTATGAGGAGTGTTGGATCTTTGAACTGGCTGATCATCTCCTCCAGAATAGTAACCCTGTGAAGTTTGATGGTAACACAGACAACATCATATGATCCTGCAGAGCTTATTGCTTCATTGCTTATAGATGTTTCTGGACTactgactgctgtgtttgttggagGAAGTGTAATGGATGTGATGACCAGATCATCTTcctcaaactgcaggaatggTTCATCTATTACAGTGTCATCAAGTTGACAAGGCAGAGGCTCTCCAAGGTAGGGTCCAATCATTACCTCAGATGTGTCTAATAATACATCTTCATCAGCATTCCTAGATTCTGATGATGAGATCACAACAgtgtgagaagcttcttcatctCCTTGATGTGAGTCAGTCAGTTGTGTAACattgtttacatgtgttttcccTCTATCATAAacttcttcatcatcttcatcattggAAAATCTTCTTGTGCACAAGTAAAATCTCAACATTCCCATTTTAAGTGCTGAATAGAGTTCTCCAACTGTGACATCTTCATCAAATACGGCCTCTTCCTGATAGTCTAATATGTCATGACTGAACACTTCCCATCTTCCAAATTTGCTTTTTccacttggaaagaaaagatcTTTAGCATACTGTAATATGTCAGCTTTTTTGGAGTCTTTGGGCACATCAAAGGTCcttgttcctcctcctctgcgcTTTCTCACTTGCTTACCTTCATGGATCCACCCTAACTCAATTTTTCGTGTCTTTTTCTCAgcccatttgttgttttttgcatatgTTCTTTTTCTCTTAGAAACAAATGCCTCCTCATGATCAGgtttcttctcattttcattGATTCCCATcttttccttcaatttttcGAGCAATGAGTTTTTTCTTGATTCCTTAGTACTTGCACCACTGTTTTCCAAGCAGAACCGTCTGGCAGCTATCCGGTCACCATATGTTGGGATGTAATCAGACAGGGTCTTGTCATCCATGAAATCAATCACTGTGGCATCAATCTGTAATAACAGGGATATTTATTACTATACAGAAGTACAAGGTATACCTGCTGCCACACCACATGAGGTACCTcactaaaaaaatgtatgtaaattTCACATGTGTTTTGATAATTGT
Coding sequences within:
- the LOC113024796 gene encoding uncharacterized protein LOC113024796 — encoded protein: MVVVESARSSELALNFECPAFNMDTNTDSPLLRFLRNRGVPEDCLLRMLQEHIDATVIDFMDDKTLSDYIPTYGDRIAARRFCLENSGASTKESRKNSLLEKLKEKMGINENEKKPDHEEAFVSKRKRTYAKNNKWAEKKTRKIELGWIHEGKQVRKRRGGGTRTFDVPKDSKKADILQYAKDLFFPSGKSKFGRWEVFSHDILDYQEEAVFDEDVTVGELYSALKMGMLRFYLCTRRFSNDEDDEEVYDRGKTHVNNVTQLTDSHQGDEEASHTVVISSSESRNADEDVLLDTSEVMIGPYLGEPLPCQLDDTVIDEPFLQFEEDDLVITSITLPPTNTAVSSPETSISNEAISSAGSYDVVCVTIKLHRVTILEEMISQFKDPTLLIHPLKYTYIDEKGADADGVSRDVYAAFWSEFVDNTAEGEEFRVPSLSPKWQEEEWKSMGRILLKGFQDHGYFPCRLAPVFTVALIFGENQVSDDLLFESLLFYLSQSDRDLITRALKEDLSDEDRDEVLDLMDRLDVSVLPTKENLKGLLLKVAHKQLIQKPAYAAEKMSLVASYFLKEAFQSPQDVLQMYEDKKPTTRKLLKLLTASPTTQAEKQSFRFLHQYIRGLDDTGLRRMFRFLTGSDVICVDKVEVLFTPVDGLARRPVAHTCGPLLELPWTYTSYPELRNELNNVLAAKSSYEFSIA